GAGCGATCTATCGCGATCCAGAGTTCAGCTGGGTTGAGCCGATCGGCCCGATCACTATGCTCTTTCTAAGAAGCCAGCGATTCGACGCCAACTGGCGGGACCATGCGATCTTTGACGACAGCAACCACAGCGAGCTCTATCGGCTCCTGATGAACAATGAGCGCGACGGCTTTGCGCTAACTGGCGGCTTGGCCGACAAGGTGGCCGACCATGGGGGAGAAAGGCTCCTGCTCAAAGTCGGTACGGGTTTCTGGACGTGCACCGATAGCGAGATTGGGGCGGATGGATACGCCTACTTGCTCTCGTTAGCGCACGGTCGCGTTATCCGCCTGCGCCCTGTCAATCCGCCAACGGTTATCAATGGCCGCATCGAATTAACTAACTACGTCGGCTCGATGATCGGCGTACCCTTGACGATCGAACTGCGCCAAGGGCAGACGGTCGTCGAAACGCTCAATACAACCCTCGATGTCTGGGGCAAGTTTTCTGTGCGAGTGGCAGCGCCGGGCAACTACACGGCCTATGTGAAGCCATCCAAATGGCTCGCCAACAAGATTCTCGGCGTTAGCCTCACATCCGGCGGCTATGCTTACCTCAAGTTTGCCAGCGGCTCCAACGGCGACGTCAACGGAGACAACATCGTGGACGATAGCGACCTGGGGGCTGTGTTGGAGGCCTTTGGCACAGACAACGCCGCGGCAGACCTAAACGGCGACGGTATCGTGGACGACACGGACTTGAGCATCGTGCTCGAAGCCTTCGGACTGCAAGGCGAGGACTGATTTCCCGCAACGGCGGGATTGAGTAAAGTCGGACGGCGGGCTCTGCCCCTGGTCCGATGATGTTGAAAAAAGGAGGTCGTGCTGATTATGGGTGCATCAACAGCCCGTGCTTGGATTGCTCTACGCCGAATGTCGGCGCTCGCTTTGCTAACTGGCGCATTGCTCGCAAATTCTCAAACCCTTGTCGATACATCGATGACTTGGGAAAACGTTGTAACCGGCCTATCCAACCCCATCAACTTTGAGTTCGTCAGCGACAAGAACCCGACCGAAATGTGGGTAACGGAAAAGAACACCGGGCGCGTAAAGCACATCTTCAACGGAACCGTCCGGATTGTGCTAGACCTGCAAGTCTCAAACAGCACCGACCGCGGGCTGCTCGGTATCGTCAAGCATCCCGACTTTGAGCAGAATCGTTGGGTCTATCTCTACTATTCGACATCGCCCTCAGGCGAAGGCGCCGATTGGCTCTCTAATCGAGTCGTGCGATTTGAGTGGACCGGAGACGAGTTCATCAACCCCCTGCTCATCTGGGAGACCTTTACCGATCCCAACCAGCCCAACGGCAACTGGCACCAGGGCGGCGTCATGGCGTTCGGCCCCGATCGCAAACTCTATATCGTAACAGGCGACCTCCACCGAGGACGCATCTGGGCCGGTCGAATCGAGCAGAATACTCACGCAACCCTTCCATCGGGCGTTGGCGGCATCCTTAGGCTTAACGACGACGGCACAACCCCAAGCGACAACCCGTTTGTCAGCCACTCAGCGGAGTCTATTCGCCGCATGTGGACATACGGTCTGCGCAACTCCTTTGGCATCGAATTTGATCCGCGCACTGGCATCCTCTGGTACACGGAGAACGGCCCCGACTTTTGGGACGAGATCAATTATGTGGAGCGCGGCGGCATGAACAGCGGCTGGCTCCTGATCATGGGGCCCGATAGCCGCGATGCCCGATACCCCGAGAACAACCAGACCGCATTTAACGCCTCGAACCTGGTCAACTTGCCAAACAGTTACTACCAAGACCCTGTGTTCAGCTGGTATAACACGATCGGCCCCATTGCATGTAAATTCATCACGAGCGCCCGCTTCTCGGGCGATTGGTCGGAAAACCTCTTCATGACCGATACCAACACAGCTGGCCTTTATCTCTTCAAGATGAGGCCAGACCGCAAGGGTTTTCTGCTTGACGGCCCTCTTAGCGACCAAGTTGCCGACAACCTGGCAGAACGCGAGATGAATCGCATAGGATCGACGTTCTGGACGATCACCGACGTCAAGTTTGGAGCGGACGGCTTCATGTACCTGCTAGGACATGCGCACGGTCGAATTCTCCGAATCCGACCCGTCAGTCCGCCGCCCGTTCTGAATGGCAAGGCAGTGCTCGAGAACTATGCCGCTTTGCCTCTCAACATGCCGATCACGATCAGACTTCGAAACGAAACGACCAACGAACTCCACGATCCGATCAACAGCGTCTTGGACTGGAAGGGCAACTTCAGCGTTCGGGCTCCATCAGGCGGTACGTTCTCGGGTTCGATCAAGGTGGGAACTTATCTCAGTCAGAGCATCGAAGAGTTCACTTTGGCGGCCAACGGGTACATCTATCTCGATCCTGCCTTTGGCGCCAACGGCGATGTGAACGGCGACGACATCGTGGACGACGCGGACCTGCTCATAGTGCTTGAATCGTTCGGCACAGATGGTTTGGGCGATGTCAACGGAGACGGCATCGTTGACGATCTCGATCTCGCCATTGTCCTTGAGTCCTTTGGTCTGGCCGGACACCAACCCTAAATCTGAACGATCTCGATCTCTAACTCGGGCAGCCTGACAAGCGCCATCGTCGGGTTGCCCGTTTGCCATCCGCCCAGTTCGCCCGGGTTCAAAATCTGGCAGCCCCCCTCTTGCCGAACATCGACCTTATGGGTGTGGCCATAGACGACCAGGTCGAACAATCCGCTGAGGGCAACCGCCTGCACCGGTTCTGGCTCGTGAAACATCGCTATCCTCACACCCGCGATCTCGCCCTGCCACGGTTGCTGTCGAATCTCGCCGAAAGGGCTCATAAAGCGATGAAGGCCTAACCGCTCGCCGTCGTTATTGCCAAAGATCGCCGTAACCGGCTTGCCCAGCCGCTCCAATCGCTTGGCGGCAAAGGGAGCGATGATGTCTCCCGCATGGAGCAGCCGCTCGACGCCCCGTTCGAGCGCCAGATCGACCGCGCGATCCAAGGTTGTCAGATTGTCGTGGCTGTCCGAGATCACCGCAATCAGCATGGGCGCTCCTTACATGTGGAAACCGCCCCGAGGGGGAATTCGGGGCGGTTTCTCGGGGGACGGGGTTTGGATAGAAGACTCCTATTTGAAAAAGTCGAATTCTTCGATAAGGGATTTTACCCGTTTTAGGAACTGTCCCGCATACATGCCGTCGATCAAGCGGTGATCGTAGCTCATGCAGAGGTTCATCATCGACCGGATTGCAATCATATCGTCGATAGCCACCGGCTGCTTGACGATCGCATATGTGCCCATAACCGCCGATTGCGGCGCGTTGATAATGGGAGTCCCGATCAATGCGCCATAAGTGCCTGTGTTCGTAACGGTAAACGTGCCGCCCATCAGGTCGTTGGTCGTAATCCGGCTCTCCCGCGCCTTCTTCGCCAACTCTTCCAAATCTTTCGCCAAATCGATCAAACTCTTCTTGTGAGCGTCTCGAATGACCGGCACGACCAAGCCGCCCTCGCCTTTGGCGCCCAAGGCCACAGCAACGCCTAAGTTCACGTACTTATGGACAATGATCTTGTCGCCCTCGATAGAAGCGTTCATCATGGGATACTCGACCAGCGCCTCGGTAACCGCCTTAAGGAAGAAGGGCGAATAGGTGAGCCGAACGCCGAACTGAGCTTGAAAACTCTCTTTGTTGCGGTCGCGGAACTCGACCAGCTTCGTTACGTCCGCCTGCATCACCGTCGTAACGTGCACAAGCGTCTGGTAGCTATGGGTCAGTTTGTCCGCAATGACCTTTCGCAAGCCCGTAAAGGGGATGATCTCGTCGCCCTCGCCCACAACGACCGGACGAGGCGCCTCAAAACTGGGCGCCTTTCGACCCTCCAGATAGGCCACTAAATCGCGCTTGGAGACTCGACCGCCGCTCCCTGTTCCCGATAGGCCGCTCAATTCAGCCTCGGACAACCCATGGTCCTTTGCCATTCGCGACACCAACGGCGAGTAGCGTCGCGAGCCCTTGTTCGCCGCAGGCGCAGCGACAACCGGCGCGGCGGCGGGCGTTGGAGCCGGGGCCGGAGCCGAGTCGGCATAGAATCCCTCGCTCTCTTGAATGGGGGGCGGACCGCTCTTCTTGGCGACGACGCCGTCCTCGGAGATCACCGCTAACTCTTGTCCTACTAATACGGTCTCGCCTTCCTTGGCCAAAATCTGCTGCATAATGCCGGTGGCGGGCGCCGGAAGCTCGGTGTTCACTTTGTCGGTCATGATCTCGACGATCGGCTCGTCTTCGGCGACCGATTCGCCGACGTTCTTAAGCCATCGCACAATGGTGCCCTCGACTATGCTTTCCCCCAGTTCAGGCATGACGACCGACGTTGGCATCAAACTCTCCTCATCCCGAATCTTACCCAATCAATAACGGTGAAGCGTCCTCGCAGCCTCGATAATCTCCTCGACGCTCGGTAGCACGTACTTCTCTAACGGCTCGGCAAACGGGACGAACGAATCGCGCGCCGCCACCCGCATGACCGGTCCGTCCAAGAGGTCGAATCCAGCCTCGGCGATCTGTGCGGCGATTTCGGCGCCCACGCCGCCCGTCTTAGGCGATTCGTACACGATCAGCGCCTTGTTCGTCTTGGCCAGCGAGCCAAGCACCGTCTCCATGTCCAACGGTTTGACCGTGCGCAGATCGATCACCTCGCAAGAGATGCCTTCGCCAGCAAGAACTTCAGCGGCCTCTAAAGAAAAGTGCACCATCGCGCCGTATGCAACGATCGTGATGTGATCGCCGGGGCGGCGGATGGCCGCCTCGCCCAATCGGACGATGAAATCTTGATCCGGGCCAGGAATCTGGCCCTTGATTCGCCGATAGAGCCACTTGTGTTCGTAGAATAACACTGGATTGTTGTCCCTAATCGACGCCTTCATCAATCCATAAGCATCCTCGGCAAATGCAGGCTGAACGACCTTAAGACCCGGCACGTGGAAGAACCAAGACTCGAACTGCTGGCTGTGATAAAGGCTGCCGCCCACATAGCCGCCCGAAGGACCGCGGATGACGATCGGCATCGAAACCGTACCGCCCGAACGATAACGAAAAGTCGCCGCGACATTGACCACTTGATCGAAGCCGCACGAGATAAAGTCCATAAACTGCATCTCGGCGACAGGTCGCTTCCCCATGGCCGCCGCGCCGACCGCCGTGCCCACGATCAGCGCCTCTGAAATCGGCGTGTCGATCACTCGATCGGATCCAAACTCGTTTAAGAATCCGTCGGTTACCAGAAACGCGCCGCCCAGACGACCGATGTCCTCGCCCAAAACAAAGACGCTCGAATCGCGCTGCATCTCCTCCCAGATCGCTTGCCGAATGCCTTGTAGAAAGGTCATTTCGACCATTTGGTCACCCCCGCGCTCTCGTCGTAGATGTCCTCCATCGCGGTGTGCGCTTCCGGCTCTGGGGCATTGATGGCATATTCAGCCGCGTCCAACACCTGTTTCTGAACGTCTGGC
This genomic stretch from Armatimonadota bacterium harbors:
- a CDS encoding PQQ-dependent sugar dehydrogenase; this translates as MTWENVVTGLSNPINFEFVSDKNPTEMWVTEKNTGRVKHIFNGTVRIVLDLQVSNSTDRGLLGIVKHPDFEQNRWVYLYYSTSPSGEGADWLSNRVVRFEWTGDEFINPLLIWETFTDPNQPNGNWHQGGVMAFGPDRKLYIVTGDLHRGRIWAGRIEQNTHATLPSGVGGILRLNDDGTTPSDNPFVSHSAESIRRMWTYGLRNSFGIEFDPRTGILWYTENGPDFWDEINYVERGGMNSGWLLIMGPDSRDARYPENNQTAFNASNLVNLPNSYYQDPVFSWYNTIGPIACKFITSARFSGDWSENLFMTDTNTAGLYLFKMRPDRKGFLLDGPLSDQVADNLAEREMNRIGSTFWTITDVKFGADGFMYLLGHAHGRILRIRPVSPPPVLNGKAVLENYAALPLNMPITIRLRNETTNELHDPINSVLDWKGNFSVRAPSGGTFSGSIKVGTYLSQSIEEFTLAANGYIYLDPAFGANGDVNGDDIVDDADLLIVLESFGTDGLGDVNGDGIVDDLDLAIVLESFGLAGHQP
- a CDS encoding alpha-ketoacid dehydrogenase subunit beta → MVEMTFLQGIRQAIWEEMQRDSSVFVLGEDIGRLGGAFLVTDGFLNEFGSDRVIDTPISEALIVGTAVGAAAMGKRPVAEMQFMDFISCGFDQVVNVAATFRYRSGGTVSMPIVIRGPSGGYVGGSLYHSQQFESWFFHVPGLKVVQPAFAEDAYGLMKASIRDNNPVLFYEHKWLYRRIKGQIPGPDQDFIVRLGEAAIRRPGDHITIVAYGAMVHFSLEAAEVLAGEGISCEVIDLRTVKPLDMETVLGSLAKTNKALIVYESPKTGGVGAEIAAQIAEAGFDLLDGPVMRVAARDSFVPFAEPLEKYVLPSVEEIIEAARTLHRY
- a CDS encoding 2-oxo acid dehydrogenase subunit E2; translation: MPTSVVMPELGESIVEGTIVRWLKNVGESVAEDEPIVEIMTDKVNTELPAPATGIMQQILAKEGETVLVGQELAVISEDGVVAKKSGPPPIQESEGFYADSAPAPAPTPAAAPVVAAPAANKGSRRYSPLVSRMAKDHGLSEAELSGLSGTGSGGRVSKRDLVAYLEGRKAPSFEAPRPVVVGEGDEIIPFTGLRKVIADKLTHSYQTLVHVTTVMQADVTKLVEFRDRNKESFQAQFGVRLTYSPFFLKAVTEALVEYPMMNASIEGDKIIVHKYVNLGVAVALGAKGEGGLVVPVIRDAHKKSLIDLAKDLEELAKKARESRITTNDLMGGTFTVTNTGTYGALIGTPIINAPQSAVMGTYAIVKQPVAIDDMIAIRSMMNLCMSYDHRLIDGMYAGQFLKRVKSLIEEFDFFK
- a CDS encoding metallophosphoesterase, producing the protein MLIAVISDSHDNLTTLDRAVDLALERGVERLLHAGDIIAPFAAKRLERLGKPVTAIFGNNDGERLGLHRFMSPFGEIRQQPWQGEIAGVRIAMFHEPEPVQAVALSGLFDLVVYGHTHKVDVRQEGGCQILNPGELGGWQTGNPTMALVRLPELEIEIVQI